The following is a genomic window from Flavobacterium sp..
AATGTGGGTATGAATTCTAAAGTATTAATCAAAATAGATTCCATAGCCAATTATGCGATATCTAAAAAAATGACACCAGGACTTCAAGTTGTAGTTGCTAGAAAAGGAAAAATTATTTATCAAAAATCATTTGGAAATCATACTTATGAATCAGAACAAAAAGTTTCAAATATCGATGTTTATGATATTGCATCTTTGACAAAAATTGTAGCTACTTTACCTAATGTAATGCAAGAATTTGACAAAGGACATTTAACTTTAGACACTAAGTTAAAAACAATGTTGCCTGCTTCTAAAAATTCTAATAAAGTCAATGCTACAGTTTTAGATATGTTAACGCATCAAGCCCGATTTCAGCCTTGGATTCCTTTTTATAAAGTTACTTTGGATAGTTTAAATCGACCGAGTTCTAAATTTTATAGAAGTGAATTTTCGGATGAATTTCCAATTCATGTGGCAGATAAATTGTATTTGAAAAAAGGCTACAATGATACAATAGTAAAAACCATTTTTGATAGCGAATTATTACCTAAAAAACAATACAAATACAGTGATTTCTCTTTTATTTTATTCAAAGAATATTTAGAATTTCACAATAAAAAGTCGTTAGAAGATTTAGCGCATTTTAATTTTTACGAGCCACTTGGAGCAAATTCAATCATGTACAATCCTTTGCGAAAAATGAATGTTTCAAGAATAATTCCAACAGAAAACGATACCTACTTTAGACATCAATTAGTACAAGGTTATGTTCATGATATGGCCGCAGCTATGCAAGGTGGAATTTCAGGGCATGCTGGTTTGTTTGCTAACGCTTTGGATGTGGCTAAAGTAATGCAAATGTATCTTCAAAAAGGAAGCTATGGCGGTCGAACGTACATTACTGAAAATACATTCAATTTGTTCAATACGTGTTATTTTTGTAAAGAAGGAAATAGAAGAGGAGTAGGTTTTGATAAGCCTCAATTAGGTAACGAAGGGCCTACTTGTGGTTGTGTTTCGTTAACAAGTTTTGGCCATACTGGTTTTACAGGGACTATGACTTGGGCTGATCCAGATAAAGAAATTGTTTATGTATTCTTATCTAATAGAACTTATCCAGATTCCAATGCATCGAATAAATTGTCAAAAGAAAATATTAGAGAGAATATCCAAAAGGTAATCTATGAAGCTATAATTGAATAACTATGACATCACAAACAATTACAGTAGATCAATACATCAACGAATCTCCTGCAGATAGGAGAGAAGCGTTGCAAAAATTAAGAAAAGTAATCTTAGAAAATCTTCCAGAAGGTTTTCAAGAATGTATAAGTTATGGTATGATAGGGTATGTAGTACCGCATTCACTATATCCTTCAGGTTATCATTGTACGCCAGAGTTACCTTTGCCGTTTATCTCCTTTGCAAGTCAAAAAAACAGCATTAATTTTTATCATATGGGTATGTATGCAAATCCTGAATTATACGAATGGTTTGTTTCTGAATATCCTAAACATTCTAAACAAAAACTAGATATTGGTAAAAGTTGCTTTCGCATCAAAAAGCCTGAAAATATTCCGTTTGATTTGATTGGTGAATTGGTAAGTAAGGTAACAGTTCAAGAATGGATTGTGACTTATGAATCTGCTTTTAAAAAATAATTTTAACAAATGTTTTATAATTGCCAATATTAGAAATGGTAATTTTAAACAAAATTTATATTCATGAAAATTGCAATTGTTTGTTATCCAACCTTTGGAGGAAGTGGAGTAGTGGCTACCGAGCTTGGTTTAGAATTAGCCAAAAGAGGTCACGAAATCCATTTCATTACATACAGTCAACCGGTACGACTGGCGTTATTGAATCCAAACGTACATTATCATGAAGTGCATGTTCCAGAATACCCATTATTTCATTACCAACCCTATGAATTAGCGCTCTCAAGCAAATTGGTAGATATGGTAAAATTATATAAAATCGATGTTTTACATGTGCATTATGCAATTCCACATGCGTATGCAGGTTATATGGCTAAACAAATGTTAGCCGATGAAGGTATTCATATTCCAATGGTTACAACACTTCACGGAACTGATATTACTTTGGTAGGAAATCATCCATTTTATAAGCCAGCAGTGAGTTTTAGTATCAATAAATCTGATGTGGTTACGAGTGTTTCTCAAAGCTTAAAAGATGATACTTATCGTTTATTTGATATTAAAAATGATATTGAAGTTGTTCCAAACTTTATTGAATTAAACAAAGAAAAATTAAAAGAGAATATTCCGTGCCATCGATCTTTAATGGCCTCTGAAAATGAAAAAATTATCACACACATTTCAAATTTCCGAAAGGTAAAACGCATTGAAGATATTGTGAAAATATTTTATGAAATCCAGAA
Proteins encoded in this region:
- a CDS encoding DUF1801 domain-containing protein; protein product: MTSQTITVDQYINESPADRREALQKLRKVILENLPEGFQECISYGMIGYVVPHSLYPSGYHCTPELPLPFISFASQKNSINFYHMGMYANPELYEWFVSEYPKHSKQKLDIGKSCFRIKKPENIPFDLIGELVSKVTVQEWIVTYESAFKK
- the bshA gene encoding N-acetyl-alpha-D-glucosaminyl L-malate synthase BshA — translated: MKIAIVCYPTFGGSGVVATELGLELAKRGHEIHFITYSQPVRLALLNPNVHYHEVHVPEYPLFHYQPYELALSSKLVDMVKLYKIDVLHVHYAIPHAYAGYMAKQMLADEGIHIPMVTTLHGTDITLVGNHPFYKPAVSFSINKSDVVTSVSQSLKDDTYRLFDIKNDIEVVPNFIELNKEKLKENIPCHRSLMASENEKIITHISNFRKVKRIEDIVKIFYEIQKEVPSKLMMVGEGPEKENAEYLCEKLGIQNKVIFFGNSNEIDKILCFSDLFLLPSETESFGLAALEAMACGVPVISSNSGGLPEVNKDDFSGYLSDVGDVAKMSRDAISLLQDDKKLTQFKLNALETAKLFDIQNILPLYEQIYFKAINSK